Below is a genomic region from Henckelia pumila isolate YLH828 chromosome 3, ASM3356847v2, whole genome shotgun sequence.
CACGTGCATGTTTTCTAGTATTATCATATGCATGTCCAGATTCATTGTTGCTTATTTATCAGATTCACAAATGGCCTTGGCAACAACTAATCATGAGCTAGCAATTTCTTTAAAGAACCTTCAACATGGAGAGAAATGACATCTTTGGCCAAGCCCATGAAAACTCCGCCAATAAACACCGCGGGGACCGTGGGGTTACAGCCGAGCCCTTTCAACGCCAGCTCTATTTCCCTTCCTTTGACATCTTGATCGAGCTCATGCACTTCaggcactacaagaaaatatggAAACAACAACATAGATACAACAACGCTTTGATCGTGAAAGTGTTGTTAAATGCCGTTTGTTGACTtttaacaacgctttttattaaaagcgttgtctatgagcgcttTTTTTTGTCAACAACAATGCTTTTAATAAAAACGTTGTCTATGACCGCTATTTTTAGCTCAACGACAACGCTTATCTGAAGCGTTGTTAATAAGCGTGTTTTTTAAGAGAGAGAGAGACAAACTTATACATtgaatattttttcttttttaattttttttttaaaaaaaacatatacatTGAATAGATACATACACGTAAGTTTCCTTCTCTCTTGTTCCAAAAGCCATTCACGCGATCCCCTTTCTCCCCAAACCCTAGCAGCAACTCCATGTCGTCGATTCGCCACCCTAGCCGCCGGGAATCTACCGATTGAAGCTATAAAAGGTAATAGGTTGTACTTGTCTTCAAtttaataccaaaatattgaggaaTCTCGGACCAAGGCTCAAAATGGTCGAGCCCCATTCGCGGCTGGAGCTGCGCGTCTTCTTTTTCTTTCGCGACTTTGAGCTATTTCTGGTCATTTCTTGGTTTTTCCGCTTCGCTCAATCGATCGTCTTTCCCCTTGACTCAATCGATCTTCTCCTCTACTCTGCGTTTCTCTCTCTGAAATTAGCCGCCGAAAAACTACCGATTGCGTAGTTGGTTTGACGCTGGGTAAGATTGTTCATTTGCCTC
It encodes:
- the LOC140888813 gene encoding glutaredoxin-C11-like produces the protein MERVRDLASMNKVVIFAKSSSCMCHTIKAMFYDLGANPEVHELDQDVKGREIELALKGLGCNPTVPAVFIGGVFMGLAKDVISLHVEGSLKKLLAHD